From Saccopteryx leptura isolate mSacLep1 chromosome 3, mSacLep1_pri_phased_curated, whole genome shotgun sequence, one genomic window encodes:
- the LOC136398246 gene encoding zinc finger and SCAN domain-containing protein 5B-like, producing the protein MAAELTSLWDNGNPQDRWESEQLPSLLSQGDLTEGPPWDSEMWHVTFRAFSSSEASNPVRALQTLYALCHRWLRPDLHTKEQILDKLVLEQFLITMPPELQVLVKESGVESCKDLEAMLRNNKKPKKWTVISTEGQKFLVKNSDVQMAEEEVSGIDEVWDLSAKSQSFAREVESHPEQSQEVSGEPRSQPGIGDTSMGQGQSVLLPETIREEGDLEGQRPMQKLEKDLREDAEETAVLIAPEPPLPRGPENFVRKEDEKNPLEIYTPNALADAPSTHDSETVFVIPHRRRRRSLNPRGPPPKKRVSTPSPQDAPQAGDTSLDKGEFSRRLRSSSARAPSAARPTGHPVGREAKRHVPHECSDCRKTFHCKSQLIIHRRSHTGERPFQCQSCPKSFMQPSDLRVHQRIHSGEKPYRCQLCPKTFTHDSTLRGHERVHSQEKPFECNVCHKWFSHRGNLNVHLRIHTGARPYLCSECNQAFRQLGTLKRHQQTHLNLASPSLQAPPAQEEN; encoded by the exons ATGGCTGCCGAGCTGACAAGCTTGTGGGATAATGGGAATCCCCAGGACAGGTGGGAATCGGAGCAGCTACCGTCTCTCCTATCCCAAGGAGACCTTACTGAAGGGCCGCCCTGGGACTCTGAGATGTGGCATGTGACCTTTCGAGCCTTCAGCAGCTCAGAGGCCTCGAACCCAGTCAGGGCTCTGCAGACACTCTATGCGCTCTGCCATCGGTGGCTGCGGCCGGACCTGCACACCAAAGAGCAGATACTGGACAAACTGGTGTTGGAGCAGTTCCTGATCACCATGCCCCCTGAACTCCAGGTCTTGGTCAAGGAAAGCGGTGTGGAGAGTTGCAAAGACTTGGAGGCCATGCTAAGAAATAACAAGAAACCCAAGAAGTGG ACCGTCATCAGCACTGAAGGACAAAAGTTTCTTGTGAAAAATTCAGATGTCCAGATGGCCGAAGAGGAGGTCAGTGGCATAGATGAGGTGTGGGACTTGTCTGCAAAGTCACAATCCTTCGCTAGAGAAGTGGAGAGCCACCCCGAGCAGAGCCAGGAGGTCAGCGGAGAGCCGAGGAGTCAGCCAGGAATCGGCGACACATCGATGGGACAG GGACAGAGTGTCCTCCTGCCAGAGACCATTCGTGAGGAAGGTGACCTGGAGGGTCAGAGACCCATGCAGAAGTTAGAGAAGGATCTCAGGGAAGATGCGGAAGAGACCGCTGTGCTTATTGCTCCAGAGCCGCCGCTTCCAAGGGGTCCAG AAAACTTTGTgaggaaagaggatgagaagaacCCACTAGAAATTTACACTCCAAATGCCCTTGCTGACGCACCTTCCACACATGATTCGGAGACAGTTTTTGTGATTCCACATCGGAGGAGAAGACGTTCTTTGAATCCAAGAggtcctccccccaaaaaacgaGTCAGCACCCCCAGTCCTCAAGACGCGCCGCAGGCAGGAGATACATCGTTGGACAAAGGAGAATTCTCCAGACGACTCAGATCCAGTTCAGCTCGTGCGCCCAGCGCCGCCAGACCCACTGGTCACCCTGTTGGCAGAGAAGCCAAGAGACATGTACCCCATGAATGTAGCGAttgcaggaaaacatttcattgCAAGTCTCAGTTAATCATTCACCGGAGGTCACACACAGGAGAGAGACCCTTTCAATGCCAGTCTTGCCCCAAGAGTTTCATGCAGCCTTCCGACCTCCGAGTGCACCAGCGTATCCACTCGGGCGAGAAGCCGTACCGCTGTCAGCTCTGCCCGAAGACGTTCACCCACGACTCCACCCTGCGCGGTCACGAGAGGGTCCACTCCCAGGAGAAGCCTTTCGAATGCAACGTCTGTCACAAATGGTTCAGCCACAGAGGAAACCTCAACGTTCACCTGCGCATCCACACGGGCGCCAGACCCTACCTGTGCTCCGAGTGTAACCAGGCCTTCCGTCAACTGGGGACTCTTAAACGCCACCAACAAACACATCTCAACCTGGCTTCCCCAAGTCTCCAAGCCCCTCCTGCCCAGGAGGAAAATTAG